The genomic interval CTTGTCGTTCAGATCGATGGGTATCAGTTCCAAAGCTCTGCGAAGGATCGCCGGCCTGACATCCGAGGCGACGCGCGCCTTGTGCTGCAGCGGTACACGGTGCTGCGCTTCGACTATCAGCAGATCATGCACGATCCGGACTACGTGCGCGAGACGGTGCTGCGCGCCATCGCGCAAGGTCTGCACCGCGCCGGACGACGCTGCGCACACGCCGAAGCCGCATCCGAGTCGCGCGCGGACCTGCCCAGATCAGGACATCGGCCCCGCATCAGGCGAATCTCACAGACAAAGACCTGCTGCCGCGCTATCGGCCTGATCCTGGCAACCTCCACCGCCCGCGAAGCGGCAGCCCTGACCCTGCCGGCGCTGATCACCGGGCAGGGAAGGTCGCGGTGACGCGCAGTCCCCCGCCGTCCCGTGCCGCGAGGTCGAGCTCGCCGCCGAAGCGCTCCACGATGGCGGCGACGATCGACAGTCCGAGACCGTGGCCCTCCGACGCCGTCGTGGAACGGCGTCCCTGGCCGCGGACGAACGGTTCGACCAGCTCGGCCACCGCCTCGGGCGACAGCTGC from Microbacterium sp. H1-D42 carries:
- a CDS encoding DUF559 domain-containing protein; its protein translation is MRLQFVALDELHRVRWHSTAATGVLAEVGELSDAGTETRFAQIMRSRGVQIRQQARLDGHRVDALIGERLVVQIDGYQFQSSAKDRRPDIRGDARLVLQRYTVLRFDYQQIMHDPDYVRETVLRAIAQGLHRAGRRCAHAEAASESRADLPRSGHRPRIRRISQTKTCCRAIGLILATSTAREAAALTLPALITGQGRSR